Proteins encoded by one window of Acidobacteriota bacterium:
- a CDS encoding type II toxin-antitoxin system RelE/ParE family toxin, translating to MIKGFRCADTRALFETGKSKRFGAIIAVATRKLTQLDAAATLEFLKSPPGNHLEALKGDRKGRHSLRINDQWRICFRWTTAGPEDVEIADYH from the coding sequence GTGATCAAGGGCTTCCGCTGTGCCGACACGCGGGCGTTGTTCGAGACAGGAAAGTCGAAGCGTTTCGGCGCGATCATCGCCGTGGCCACGCGCAAGCTTACTCAGCTTGATGCGGCGGCCACGCTGGAGTTTCTGAAGTCACCCCCGGGCAACCATCTGGAAGCGCTCAAGGGCGATCGGAAGGGCCGGCACAGTCTCCGGATCAACGACCAGTGGCGCATCTGTTTTCGCTGGACGACGGCCGGGCCTGAGGATGTCGAGATTGCGGACTATCACTGA
- a CDS encoding HigA family addiction module antitoxin: MRIKNGMRPVHPGEVLREDFLRPAGLTANALAKALHVPAPRVNDIVRERRGVSADTAMRLARYFGGDAHSWLNLQAIYDLRLAEIANARKIAREIMPIAV; this comes from the coding sequence ATGAGGATCAAGAACGGCATGCGGCCGGTTCACCCCGGCGAAGTGTTGCGTGAGGACTTCTTGCGGCCAGCGGGCTTGACCGCCAACGCGCTGGCCAAGGCGCTTCACGTGCCGGCGCCGCGGGTCAACGACATCGTGCGCGAACGGCGCGGCGTCTCCGCAGATACGGCGATGCGCCTGGCGCGTTACTTCGGCGGCGATGCGCACTCGTGGCTGAACCTGCAGGCCATCTATGACCTGCGTCTCGCGGAGATTGCCAACGCTCGCAAGATCGCACGCGAGATCATGCCGATCGCCGTCTGA
- the secG gene encoding preprotein translocase subunit SecG — translation MLYYLIVTLYVLVCLLLLVVVLLQQGRAGDIAAAFGGSSSQTAFGARSGATLLTRATSVLAVLFVAGSLALAIFWEKGSGSAGSGIKLPTGQSAPAVPAPAPPPAPAKK, via the coding sequence ATGCTGTACTACTTGATCGTGACGCTGTACGTGCTGGTCTGCCTGCTCCTCCTAGTGGTCGTGCTGCTTCAGCAGGGCCGCGCGGGGGACATTGCCGCGGCGTTCGGGGGCAGCAGCAGTCAGACGGCGTTTGGCGCACGGTCCGGCGCGACCCTGCTCACGCGGGCGACGAGCGTGCTGGCGGTGTTGTTCGTCGCCGGCTCGCTCGCCTTGGCCATCTTCTGGGAGAAGGGCTCAGGCTCGGCGGGAAGCGGGATCAAGCTGCCGACCGGCCAGAGCGCGCCAGCAGTTCCTGCGCCGGCACCTCCTCCGGCACCGGCGAAGAAGTAG
- the tpiA gene encoding triose-phosphate isomerase — protein sequence MRVPFIAANFKMFKTVGETVAYLQELLRLTSDITGAEIVVAPPFPAIPAAADAVRHSGIGIAAQNLHWEREGAFTGEVSAGMIKDAGADYVIIGHSERRRLFGDTGESVHRKLLAALAADLTAIVCIGETLEERDANRTTAVLDRQLDESLGGLTPAQVAALVIAYEPVWAIGTGRNATPQQAGDAHAHIRGWLRDHFTPESADQCHILYGGSVKPDNIRELMALPDVDGALVGGASLKAQSFFEIISGCRQ from the coding sequence ATGCGCGTTCCCTTCATCGCGGCCAATTTCAAGATGTTCAAGACCGTCGGCGAGACCGTCGCCTACCTTCAGGAACTCTTGAGACTGACCAGTGACATCACCGGGGCCGAAATCGTGGTGGCCCCGCCGTTTCCCGCGATCCCGGCCGCCGCAGACGCCGTGCGCCACAGCGGGATCGGCATTGCCGCCCAGAACCTGCATTGGGAACGCGAAGGCGCGTTTACGGGCGAAGTGAGCGCCGGGATGATCAAGGACGCGGGCGCGGACTACGTCATCATCGGCCACTCCGAGCGCCGCCGGCTCTTTGGTGACACTGGCGAGAGCGTGCACAGGAAGCTGCTGGCAGCTCTGGCCGCCGACCTGACGGCCATCGTGTGCATTGGCGAGACACTCGAGGAGAGGGACGCCAATCGCACGACCGCAGTCCTCGACCGGCAGCTCGACGAATCGCTTGGCGGCCTCACACCCGCGCAGGTGGCGGCACTCGTCATCGCCTACGAGCCGGTGTGGGCGATCGGAACGGGCCGCAACGCGACGCCGCAACAGGCCGGCGACGCCCACGCTCACATTCGCGGGTGGCTCCGTGACCATTTCACGCCCGAGAGCGCGGACCAATGCCACATCCTGTATGGAGGTAGCGTCAAGCCCGACAACATCCGGGAGTTGATGGCGCTGCCCGATGTGGACGGTGCACTGGTCGGCGGAGCCAGCCTCAAGGCTCAGTCGTTCTTCGAGATCATCTCCGGCTGCCGACAGTAA
- a CDS encoding phosphoglycerate kinase, with translation MAKLSIRDLDLQGKRVFIRVDFNVPIKNGRIKDDTRIRASLPTITYALEHGAIVILASHLGRPKGGPSPEFSLKPVGEHLAELIGRAVTFADDCVGEPARRAIAQAQAAGNRVVLLENVRFHAEEEKNDPGFAKQLAELADLYVDDAFGSSHRAHASTEGMARLMPRAAAGFLMEDELKYLGHALESPERPFVAILGGAKVSDKIEVIENFLGRVDALLVGGAMAYTFFKAQGLPVGRSLVEDDKLDAARAIVKRAAENKIRLELPVDHVVAAKIETGVATETLDVTDAAIGDRMGLDIGPKTAARYASVIGTAKTVVWNGPMGVFETSPFDAGTKAVARAVAGVNGTTIIGGGDTVSAVAKAGVTGRITHISTGGSASLECLGGRKLPGVAALSEK, from the coding sequence ATGGCCAAGCTGTCCATCCGCGATCTCGATCTGCAGGGCAAGCGCGTCTTCATCCGCGTCGATTTTAACGTGCCCATCAAGAACGGGCGCATCAAGGACGACACGCGCATCCGTGCGTCGCTGCCGACCATCACCTACGCGCTCGAGCATGGCGCCATCGTCATCCTGGCGTCGCATCTGGGCCGACCCAAGGGAGGACCGAGCCCGGAGTTCAGCCTGAAGCCTGTCGGCGAGCACCTGGCCGAACTGATTGGCCGCGCCGTGACGTTTGCCGACGACTGTGTCGGCGAGCCGGCCCGCCGGGCGATCGCGCAGGCGCAGGCCGCGGGCAATCGTGTCGTGCTGCTGGAGAACGTCCGGTTCCACGCGGAGGAGGAGAAGAACGACCCTGGGTTTGCGAAACAGTTGGCGGAGCTGGCGGACCTGTACGTGGATGACGCCTTCGGGTCGAGCCACCGCGCGCACGCATCGACCGAAGGGATGGCCCGGCTGATGCCGCGGGCGGCTGCGGGCTTCCTGATGGAAGACGAACTCAAGTACCTTGGTCACGCCCTCGAGTCGCCGGAGCGTCCGTTTGTCGCGATCCTCGGTGGAGCCAAGGTCTCCGACAAGATCGAGGTGATCGAGAACTTCCTTGGTCGCGTGGACGCGCTGCTCGTGGGTGGCGCGATGGCGTACACGTTCTTCAAGGCCCAGGGGCTGCCGGTCGGCAGGTCGCTCGTCGAGGACGACAAACTGGACGCCGCTCGCGCGATTGTGAAACGCGCGGCCGAAAACAAGATCCGGCTGGAGCTGCCGGTGGATCACGTTGTCGCCGCGAAGATCGAAACAGGGGTGGCCACCGAGACGCTGGATGTGACCGACGCGGCCATCGGCGATCGCATGGGCCTCGATATCGGGCCGAAGACAGCCGCGCGGTACGCCAGCGTGATCGGGACCGCGAAGACCGTGGTGTGGAACGGCCCGATGGGGGTATTCGAGACGAGCCCGTTTGATGCCGGGACGAAGGCGGTGGCCAGGGCGGTTGCGGGCGTGAACGGCACGACCATCATCGGCGGCGGCGATACCGTCTCGGCGGTGGCGAAGGCGGGGGTCACCGGCCGCATCACGCACATTTCGACGGGCGGCAGCGCGTCGCTCGAATGCCTTGGCGGGCGTAAGCTTCCGGGCGTTGCGGCATTGAGCGAAAAGTAG
- the gap gene encoding type I glyceraldehyde-3-phosphate dehydrogenase: MAINVGINGFGRIGRNLVRAALGNRNINIVAVNDITDTKTLAHLLKYDSILGNLEATIAAGDGSISVDGDTFQVLSQKDPGQLPWRDLGVDVVFESTGLFTKRDDAAKHVAGGAKRVIITAPSTGPDGSFVMGVNHEQYDPAKHVIVSNASCTTNCLAPLAKVLHESFGIRKGWMTTIHSYTNDQKLLDLPHKDLRRARAAALSMIPTSTGAAKAVGEVLPALKGKLDGFSMRVPTPNVSVVDLSALLEKKTTADEVNAAFRAAAAGPLKGILAVEDAPLVSIDFRGNPNSSIIDSAYTKVMDGDFVKVLSWYDNEWGYSKRCIDLLMFMAGRGI; this comes from the coding sequence ATGGCAATCAACGTCGGAATCAACGGGTTTGGCCGGATTGGCCGCAATCTCGTTCGCGCGGCACTGGGAAATCGGAATATCAATATTGTGGCGGTCAACGACATCACCGACACGAAGACGCTCGCGCACCTGCTGAAGTACGACTCGATCCTGGGCAACCTGGAGGCGACCATCGCAGCCGGCGACGGCTCGATCAGTGTCGACGGCGACACCTTCCAGGTGCTGTCGCAGAAAGACCCCGGGCAGCTCCCATGGCGGGACCTCGGTGTCGACGTCGTCTTCGAGTCCACCGGATTGTTCACGAAGCGAGACGATGCCGCCAAGCACGTGGCGGGCGGGGCGAAACGCGTGATCATCACGGCGCCATCCACCGGCCCCGACGGCTCGTTCGTCATGGGAGTCAACCACGAGCAGTACGACCCGGCGAAGCACGTCATCGTCTCGAACGCCTCGTGCACGACCAATTGCCTGGCGCCGTTAGCGAAGGTGCTGCACGAGTCGTTCGGCATCAGGAAGGGCTGGATGACCACCATCCATTCCTACACGAACGACCAGAAACTGCTCGATTTGCCGCACAAGGACCTGCGGCGGGCTCGCGCGGCGGCGCTCTCGATGATCCCGACCAGCACCGGGGCAGCCAAAGCCGTCGGCGAAGTGCTGCCGGCGCTCAAGGGCAAGCTGGATGGATTCTCGATGCGCGTGCCGACGCCGAACGTGTCGGTGGTCGACCTCTCGGCGCTCCTCGAGAAGAAGACGACCGCCGACGAGGTGAATGCGGCGTTCCGCGCCGCGGCGGCCGGGCCGCTCAAGGGCATCCTCGCGGTGGAAGACGCACCGCTGGTGTCGATCGATTTCCGCGGCAACCCGAATTCGTCCATTATCGACTCGGCGTACACCAAGGTGATGGACGGCGACTTCGTGAAGGTCCTCTCGTGGTACGACAACGAGTGGGGCTACTCGAAGCGGTGCATCGACCTGCTGATGTTCATGGCCGGCAGAGGGATCTAG
- a CDS encoding 3-deoxy-D-manno-octulosonic acid transferase yields MYAFYSLATVLVFVLAMPYFVYQAIRYRKYVGSLPERLGFLPLSLNLDRDPSIWIHAVSVGEALTARALAGDLKDRYPGLRLFVSTTTMTGQEVARRSFQMADGIFYFPFDLPFIVNRVVTVLRPRLFVMMETEIWPNLLRVCRERGVKTIMINGRISARSFPRYRIARPMFRRVLGLVDRFCVQGGETAARLIDLGAPADRITITGSLKFDSLRTAGGAAAHGRGAERVLRFFRVSAGRPVIVAGSTMPGESEIVLGCFERIRTMAHHPLLIVAPRKPEHFDAVERAARQAGFRTVRRSELTIDEEPKADVVILDTIGELAHVYLAATAVFVGGSLVDVGGHNIIEPAVHGKAIVFGPHMQNFAEIARSFLDHGAAIQIRSARELEDTLLDLISNRDRRERLGEAARALVEANRGAKDRSLDAIATLLPVPSAASDNVLPFPAAR; encoded by the coding sequence ATGTACGCGTTTTACAGCCTGGCGACCGTGCTCGTCTTCGTGCTGGCGATGCCCTATTTTGTCTACCAGGCCATCCGCTACCGGAAGTACGTCGGCAGTCTCCCCGAGCGGCTCGGGTTCCTGCCGCTGTCGCTCAATCTCGACCGGGACCCCTCGATCTGGATTCATGCCGTGTCGGTCGGCGAGGCGCTCACGGCCCGCGCTCTCGCCGGTGACCTCAAGGACCGGTATCCCGGTCTTCGGCTCTTCGTGTCCACCACGACGATGACCGGCCAGGAGGTGGCGCGCCGGAGTTTCCAGATGGCCGACGGGATCTTCTATTTTCCGTTCGACCTGCCGTTCATCGTGAATCGGGTGGTCACCGTGCTTCGGCCGCGCCTGTTCGTGATGATGGAAACCGAGATCTGGCCCAACCTGCTCCGCGTCTGCCGCGAACGCGGCGTCAAGACCATCATGATCAACGGCCGCATCTCGGCGCGGTCGTTCCCGCGGTACCGGATCGCGCGGCCGATGTTCAGGCGAGTCTTGGGGCTGGTGGATCGCTTCTGCGTCCAGGGCGGGGAGACGGCTGCGCGATTGATCGATCTCGGAGCGCCGGCCGATCGCATCACGATCACGGGAAGCCTCAAGTTCGATTCGCTGCGCACGGCCGGCGGCGCGGCCGCGCACGGCAGGGGAGCCGAACGCGTGCTTCGCTTCTTCCGCGTTTCCGCCGGGCGGCCGGTGATCGTCGCGGGGAGCACGATGCCGGGCGAGAGCGAGATCGTGCTGGGGTGCTTCGAACGCATCCGCACGATGGCCCACCACCCATTGCTCATCGTGGCGCCCCGTAAGCCCGAGCACTTCGACGCGGTCGAGCGGGCGGCACGGCAGGCCGGGTTCCGGACGGTACGGCGATCGGAGCTGACGATCGACGAGGAGCCGAAGGCCGACGTCGTCATCCTCGATACAATCGGCGAGCTGGCGCACGTCTATCTGGCGGCGACGGCGGTCTTCGTCGGCGGCAGCCTGGTCGATGTCGGAGGGCACAACATCATCGAGCCGGCCGTCCATGGCAAGGCCATCGTGTTCGGGCCCCACATGCAGAACTTCGCGGAGATTGCGCGATCGTTTCTGGATCACGGCGCAGCCATCCAGATCCGGTCCGCGCGTGAGCTGGAAGATACGCTCCTCGATCTGATCTCGAACCGCGACCGCCGGGAACGGCTGGGGGAAGCGGCCCGGGCGTTGGTCGAGGCCAACAGGGGCGCGAAGGATCGGAGCCTCGACGCCATCGCGACGCTGCTGCCCGTGCCGTCGGCGGCGTCGGACAATGTCCTGCCGTTTCCAGCCGCGCGCTGA
- the lpxK gene encoding tetraacyldisaccharide 4'-kinase: MLNALYARIAQARRGAYRRADRQRRLRRPVVSVGNLRVGGSGKTPAVACLARILAAQGERPSILSRGYGRRRAPAGVVVVSDGSRMRADLDSSGDEPLMLARTLDGVPVLVAEDRYLAGVLAERHLGATVHLLDDGFQHLPLARDVDLLIVSEEDLADPRTLPGGRLREPLSAAAAADAVLVPGVSVELARQVGARLGVPVAFAITRVAEQPRSIDALSASVLASNDLPVYAVAGIARPERFFQDLSGDGWTLVGTLAFGDHHRYDTRDVGQIVAAARSAGAAALVTTEKDLMRLLPFRPLALPVLWVPLTVRIEPEDGFGAWLAARLAAVRRAPGRRGSADSAAETHT, from the coding sequence GTGTTGAACGCTCTCTATGCGCGGATCGCTCAAGCCAGACGGGGCGCCTACCGGCGTGCGGATCGGCAACGCCGCCTCCGCCGTCCAGTGGTGAGCGTGGGCAACCTGCGCGTCGGCGGCAGCGGAAAGACGCCGGCGGTGGCGTGTCTGGCGCGCATCCTGGCCGCCCAGGGCGAGCGGCCGTCGATCCTGAGCCGCGGTTACGGGCGGCGCCGTGCGCCGGCGGGCGTGGTCGTCGTGTCGGACGGATCTCGCATGCGCGCGGATCTGGACTCGAGCGGCGACGAGCCCCTGATGCTGGCGCGTACCCTCGACGGCGTCCCGGTGCTGGTCGCCGAGGATCGGTATCTGGCCGGTGTCCTCGCCGAGCGGCATCTGGGCGCCACGGTGCACCTGCTCGATGACGGGTTTCAACATCTGCCGCTCGCTCGCGATGTCGATCTGCTGATTGTCAGCGAGGAGGATCTCGCCGATCCCCGAACGCTGCCTGGCGGCCGCTTGCGCGAGCCGCTGTCGGCCGCGGCAGCCGCCGACGCCGTGCTGGTGCCGGGTGTGTCAGTCGAGTTGGCACGGCAAGTCGGGGCACGACTTGGCGTGCCGGTGGCGTTCGCGATCACGCGCGTGGCGGAGCAGCCGCGGAGCATCGACGCGTTGTCAGCCTCCGTCCTGGCCTCGAACGACCTTCCGGTCTACGCCGTAGCAGGGATCGCCCGGCCGGAACGGTTCTTTCAGGATCTGTCGGGCGACGGATGGACACTCGTGGGGACGCTCGCCTTTGGCGATCATCACCGGTACGACACGCGCGACGTCGGACAGATCGTCGCCGCAGCCAGGTCTGCGGGTGCCGCGGCATTGGTCACTACGGAGAAGGATCTCATGCGGCTGCTGCCGTTCCGGCCGCTCGCGCTCCCGGTCCTCTGGGTCCCGCTGACGGTTCGCATCGAACCCGAGGACGGCTTTGGCGCCTGGCTGGCGGCGAGACTGGCCGCCGTGCGCCGGGCGCCTGGCAGGCGCGGCTCTGCAGATTCTGCTGCGGAGACGCACACATGA
- a CDS encoding lysophospholipid acyltransferase family protein has product MKRLRYRVEYGLVRLTMGLARRCPWRMTQAMGSGVGRLFHTFDRRHRRIALANVAAAFPHRAPADQRAIVRGVFMHFGRLLFELMKFSGLTREQMLSRVEWEGTRWADAAYAAGRGVLFFTGHFGYWEIQAIAHAAASNRSIGVLARALDNPALHELLEQIRGCTGNFSIYRRGAIRRVLRTLQANQSVAILIDQHIQAPDAVTVNFFDRPASTTLALAMLARRTGAAVIPVFAMSTGPGRYRMVFEHPVEPPQDDSPEAILDFTQRCTDVLEMYVRRHPELWLWMHRRWRDEDLIDAREPGGFPLNRPDTGAD; this is encoded by the coding sequence ATGAAGCGTCTCAGGTACCGAGTCGAGTACGGGCTGGTGCGGCTCACGATGGGGCTCGCGCGCCGGTGTCCATGGCGCATGACACAGGCGATGGGATCCGGCGTCGGGCGCCTCTTTCACACGTTCGATCGCCGCCATCGGCGGATTGCGCTTGCCAACGTCGCGGCCGCGTTTCCGCACCGCGCGCCGGCGGACCAGCGCGCCATCGTGCGGGGCGTGTTCATGCACTTCGGGCGCCTGCTGTTCGAGCTGATGAAGTTCAGCGGCCTCACTCGCGAGCAGATGCTGTCGCGCGTCGAGTGGGAGGGCACGCGATGGGCCGACGCCGCCTACGCCGCGGGACGAGGCGTGCTGTTCTTTACGGGGCATTTCGGCTACTGGGAAATCCAGGCCATTGCGCATGCGGCGGCTTCCAACCGATCCATCGGCGTGCTCGCGCGCGCACTCGACAATCCGGCGCTCCACGAGTTGCTCGAGCAGATTCGAGGCTGCACGGGCAACTTCTCGATCTACCGGCGCGGCGCGATCCGGCGCGTTCTGCGGACGCTGCAGGCGAACCAGAGCGTGGCCATCCTGATCGACCAGCACATCCAGGCCCCAGACGCGGTCACGGTCAATTTCTTCGACCGGCCCGCGTCAACGACGCTGGCGCTTGCGATGCTGGCGAGGCGCACCGGCGCCGCCGTCATCCCCGTGTTTGCGATGTCCACGGGGCCCGGCCGGTACCGCATGGTGTTCGAGCATCCGGTAGAGCCGCCGCAGGACGATTCCCCGGAGGCGATTCTCGACTTCACCCAGCGATGCACCGATGTCCTGGAGATGTACGTGCGCCGCCATCCCGAACTCTGGCTCTGGATGCACCGCCGCTGGCGCGACGAAGATCTGATCGACGCCAGAGAGCCGGGCGGCTTTCCGCTCAACCGGCCCGACACCGGAGCCGATTAG
- the waaF gene encoding lipopolysaccharide heptosyltransferase II produces MTTIVFSPNWLGDAVMALPAIADIRRQTDGGQLLVAARPAVAGLMGLVAGIDRVITLARTDGSSPIGRLGQDVKAIRAQGADVAILMPNSMRVALIAARAGIGQRSGYDRNLRRVLLTRAVARPRARLHQVDDYRHLVTALGFANGRREPVLTAPAAAIESARRLLAERGWTGDRRLVGVAPGAAYGGAKRWPPERFARVIAALTEEHGLACVLVGGDADAKTAMAIEAELGKITRRLPTGAVINLVSRTDLPQLCGVVALGAAFVSNDSGAMHVAAALGVPVVALFGPTNQRATCPVGRRATRVLTSPAWCRPCMLRECPIDHRCLMGITVDAVVGAVKELM; encoded by the coding sequence ATGACGACGATCGTCTTCTCGCCCAACTGGCTGGGGGATGCGGTGATGGCGCTGCCCGCCATCGCGGACATTCGCCGGCAGACCGATGGAGGCCAACTGCTCGTTGCCGCGCGGCCGGCCGTTGCCGGCCTGATGGGCCTGGTCGCGGGCATCGACCGCGTGATTACTCTGGCCCGCACGGACGGATCCTCGCCGATTGGCCGACTGGGGCAGGACGTAAAGGCCATTCGAGCGCAGGGCGCCGACGTCGCGATCCTGATGCCGAACTCGATGCGGGTCGCTCTCATCGCGGCCCGGGCCGGCATCGGCCAAAGGTCGGGGTACGACCGGAACTTGCGCCGAGTGCTCCTGACGCGCGCGGTCGCGAGACCAAGAGCCAGACTGCACCAGGTGGACGACTATCGGCATCTGGTTACGGCGCTCGGTTTCGCGAATGGCCGGCGGGAGCCAGTGTTGACGGCGCCAGCCGCGGCGATCGAATCGGCGCGGCGGCTGCTCGCCGAACGCGGGTGGACCGGCGATCGCCGCCTGGTCGGTGTCGCGCCAGGCGCAGCGTACGGCGGGGCGAAGCGATGGCCGCCGGAACGGTTCGCGCGTGTCATCGCCGCGCTCACCGAAGAGCACGGCCTCGCGTGCGTCCTCGTCGGCGGCGACGCCGATGCGAAGACGGCAATGGCAATCGAGGCGGAACTCGGTAAGATCACGAGACGGCTGCCAACTGGGGCGGTGATCAACCTGGTGAGTCGTACAGATCTGCCGCAGTTGTGCGGCGTGGTCGCGCTTGGCGCCGCGTTTGTCTCGAACGACTCTGGCGCGATGCACGTGGCCGCCGCGCTGGGAGTCCCGGTGGTCGCGCTGTTCGGCCCGACCAACCAACGCGCGACCTGTCCGGTCGGACGCCGGGCCACGCGCGTGCTGACCTCGCCGGCATGGTGCCGGCCGTGCATGTTGCGCGAGTGTCCAATCGACCACCGATGCCTGATGGGCATCACGGTCGATGCGGTCGTTGGCGCTGTGAAGGAACTGATGTGA
- a CDS encoding HAD family hydrolase — MTSPRPAAFLDRDGTLNEEAGYIDRLERLILFPFAIDAIRLLQQMGYLVVVITNQAGVAQGFYSEDFVDRTWQYLAKRAQLGGTRIDGHYYCPHSPDAVVARYRVECECRKPKAGMAVRAAQELNIDLRRSVVIGDRWRDLAVAQAIGGRGILVKTGYGATEATMPPPGMAADAVCENLIDAVVWLQARSLP, encoded by the coding sequence GTGACGTCACCACGCCCAGCCGCGTTTCTCGACAGGGACGGCACGTTGAACGAAGAGGCGGGATATATCGATCGCCTCGAACGGCTCATCCTGTTTCCGTTTGCCATCGACGCCATCCGCCTGCTGCAGCAGATGGGATACCTCGTCGTGGTCATCACCAACCAGGCCGGTGTGGCGCAGGGGTTCTACAGCGAGGACTTCGTCGACAGGACGTGGCAGTATCTGGCGAAGCGGGCGCAGTTGGGGGGCACGCGCATCGACGGTCACTACTACTGTCCCCATTCACCGGACGCGGTCGTCGCCAGGTACCGGGTTGAGTGCGAGTGCCGGAAGCCCAAGGCGGGGATGGCCGTGCGCGCCGCGCAGGAGCTCAACATCGATCTCCGCCGATCCGTGGTGATTGGCGATCGATGGCGCGACCTCGCGGTGGCGCAGGCAATTGGCGGCCGGGGCATCCTCGTCAAGACCGGGTATGGCGCCACCGAGGCCACCATGCCGCCGCCGGGGATGGCGGCCGACGCGGTGTGCGAAAACCTGATCGACGCGGTGGTCTGGCTGCAGGCCCGCTCGCTACCGTGA
- a CDS encoding adenylyltransferase/cytidyltransferase family protein: protein MARVVSLDELDTLVAADRKAGRTIALANGVFDLLHVGHIRYLQGAAAEADILVVAVNDDDSVRMLKGEGRPVMPQADRAELVAALRGVAYVVLFSGRTVTDVLLRLRPDVHCKGTDYTVESVPERPVVQSYGGRTAIVGDPKDHSTRDLLSRMTQP, encoded by the coding sequence ATGGCCCGCGTAGTCTCACTTGACGAACTCGATACGCTGGTGGCCGCCGACCGCAAGGCCGGCCGCACCATCGCGCTCGCCAACGGCGTCTTCGACCTGCTCCATGTCGGGCACATCCGCTACCTGCAGGGCGCGGCGGCGGAGGCCGACATCCTGGTGGTCGCGGTCAACGACGACGACTCGGTGCGGATGCTGAAGGGGGAGGGGAGGCCCGTGATGCCCCAGGCCGATCGCGCCGAACTGGTTGCGGCGCTGCGGGGTGTCGCGTATGTCGTGCTCTTCTCCGGCCGCACCGTCACTGATGTCCTGCTGCGCCTTCGTCCAGACGTGCATTGCAAGGGCACCGACTACACCGTCGAGTCCGTACCCGAGCGGCCCGTGGTGCAATCGTATGGAGGACGCACCGCGATCGTCGGTGATCCCAAAGACCATTCGACGCGCGATCTGCTCTCGCGCATGACGCAACCCTAG
- a CDS encoding glycosyltransferase family 9 protein, producing the protein MARSVLIVRLGALGDLVHALPAVAALRDAWPEARIDWAVDARYRRLLDFVPIVNRVIEMGSAGTSLVGVVRSLRRERYDTAIDLQGLIKSAVLARLSGAREVLGFATPLLREPVASLLYTRQGAVEAGEHVIAKNVGLLRVLGVVPTSWSFPLTVPDTDVVNAVRGALGIGQDNRFAVLNPGAGWPNKQWPPSRFGLVARHLSTRQGWPSVVLWGPGERGLAEEVVAASDGTAHIAPPTGLGDALALVRAAALFVAGDTGPLQLAAALGTPTVGLFGPTDPARNGPWSPADVTLSRFEQCECHHKRRCRRNQPCVQDISVEDVMGAVDRRCRQGIPGE; encoded by the coding sequence ATGGCCCGTTCAGTCCTGATCGTCCGGCTCGGTGCTCTCGGTGACCTGGTTCACGCCCTGCCAGCCGTGGCGGCGCTGCGGGACGCGTGGCCGGAGGCGCGGATCGACTGGGCCGTCGACGCGCGGTATCGCCGGCTGCTCGACTTTGTGCCCATCGTGAACCGCGTGATCGAGATGGGGAGTGCCGGCACGTCGTTGGTCGGCGTGGTGCGATCGCTTCGGCGCGAACGGTACGACACTGCGATCGATCTGCAGGGCTTGATCAAGTCGGCCGTGCTGGCGCGGCTGTCTGGTGCGCGCGAGGTCCTGGGTTTTGCGACGCCGCTTCTTCGCGAACCTGTGGCCAGTCTGCTCTATACGCGACAGGGGGCTGTTGAGGCAGGCGAGCATGTCATCGCCAAGAACGTCGGACTGTTGCGCGTCCTCGGCGTTGTGCCGACGTCCTGGTCGTTCCCGCTGACCGTCCCCGACACCGATGTCGTCAATGCCGTGCGCGGGGCGCTTGGCATCGGTCAGGACAATCGGTTTGCCGTGCTCAATCCCGGTGCCGGCTGGCCCAACAAGCAGTGGCCACCGAGCCGGTTCGGCCTGGTGGCGCGGCATCTTTCGACGCGGCAGGGATGGCCATCGGTCGTGCTCTGGGGTCCGGGAGAACGTGGTCTGGCCGAAGAGGTCGTGGCGGCGTCCGACGGCACGGCGCACATCGCGCCGCCGACCGGATTGGGTGATGCACTGGCTCTTGTTCGCGCCGCGGCGTTGTTTGTCGCGGGCGACACCGGGCCGCTTCAACTGGCGGCCGCTCTCGGTACGCCGACGGTCGGTCTCTTCGGGCCCACCGATCCCGCGCGCAACGGGCCCTGGTCGCCGGCGGATGTGACGCTCTCGCGATTCGAACAGTGCGAGTGTCATCATAAGCGGCGATGCCGAAGGAACCAGCCGTGCGTCCAGGACATCAGCGTCGAAGACGTGATGGGCGCGGTCGACCGGCGATGTCGCCAGGGGATCCCGGGTGAATAG